A stretch of Leptospira andrefontaineae DNA encodes these proteins:
- a CDS encoding YggS family pyridoxal phosphate-dependent enzyme — MGVSENYRSIVKELESLKPIGTPTLIAVSKFQPKEKVQEAISGGVIHFGENRVQEGIEKFSDLGKPEKDFILHHIGPVQSSHIRKYAGLYSFVHGVGSEKILQELKRRMDADRWKIRYFLQVNLTEEDSKSGFSKEEVLGLLRKKEILSSEFCALEGFMTMGPSSGDPEETRKVFREIANLRKEFLPQGKLSMGMSGDYRIALEEGSDYLRIGTAIFGERT, encoded by the coding sequence GTGGGTGTTTCTGAGAATTATAGATCTATAGTAAAAGAACTGGAGTCCCTGAAACCAATAGGAACTCCAACACTTATAGCAGTTTCCAAATTCCAACCCAAAGAAAAAGTCCAAGAGGCAATTTCAGGTGGAGTGATCCATTTCGGAGAAAATAGAGTCCAAGAAGGGATAGAAAAATTTTCCGACTTGGGAAAACCGGAAAAAGATTTTATACTACATCATATAGGTCCCGTTCAATCTTCCCATATCAGAAAGTATGCAGGACTTTATTCCTTTGTACATGGAGTAGGTTCCGAAAAGATCTTACAAGAATTGAAAAGAAGAATGGACGCAGACCGTTGGAAGATACGTTACTTCCTACAAGTTAATCTAACGGAAGAAGATTCAAAATCAGGATTCTCAAAAGAAGAAGTTTTGGGACTTCTCCGTAAAAAGGAAATTCTCAGTTCAGAGTTTTGTGCGTTAGAAGGATTTATGACCATGGGTCCAAGCTCAGGAGATCCGGAAGAAACACGAAAAGTGTTTAGAGAGATTGCAAACTTACGAAAAGAATTTTTACCCCAAGGAAAATTATCCATGGGAATGTCAGGCGATTACAGGATTGCTTTGGAAGAAGGTAGCGATTATCTTAGGATCGGGACCGCAATATTCGGAGAAAGAACATGA
- the proC gene encoding pyrroline-5-carboxylate reductase, giving the protein MKYNKIGIVGCGNMGGAILRSLQSRKIDVIGFDPYLDPKKAEGMVLESDWSNFQKKSDLIILAIKPAEVSKTLRSFEAPKAILSVAAGIDTKILSSSAPAGSKVVRIMPNLPIMVGKGALGYYGDKELYESLKEIFSPISYCLELSKEELLDAVTGLSGSGPAYVLRFIQSLAEGGVASGLTYSQALELSIQTVIGGAELLAKELEKNPDTHPEVLKNKVTSPGGTTIAGLEELEKNKFPYAIISAVKRATERSKELGN; this is encoded by the coding sequence ATGAAATATAATAAAATAGGTATTGTAGGCTGCGGGAATATGGGAGGAGCGATATTACGTTCTCTCCAATCTAGAAAGATAGACGTGATCGGTTTTGATCCTTATCTAGATCCTAAAAAAGCGGAAGGAATGGTTTTAGAATCGGATTGGTCCAACTTCCAAAAGAAATCCGACCTTATTATCTTAGCAATAAAACCTGCAGAGGTTTCTAAAACTCTAAGGTCTTTCGAGGCTCCTAAAGCAATTCTATCTGTTGCTGCAGGTATCGATACAAAGATACTTTCTTCTTCCGCTCCTGCCGGATCCAAAGTGGTCCGTATTATGCCTAATCTTCCTATTATGGTAGGAAAGGGTGCTTTGGGTTATTATGGAGATAAGGAATTATACGAAAGTCTAAAAGAGATCTTCTCACCAATCTCTTATTGTTTGGAACTTTCCAAAGAAGAACTGTTAGATGCTGTAACTGGACTTTCCGGTTCAGGTCCCGCCTATGTACTTAGGTTTATCCAAAGTTTGGCAGAAGGTGGAGTTGCCTCCGGTTTGACATACTCTCAAGCATTGGAACTTTCCATACAAACCGTGATAGGTGGTGCCGAATTACTTGCAAAAGAATTGGAAAAGAATCCTGATACTCATCCGGAAGTTTTGAAAAACAAAGTAACTTCTCCAGGCGGAACAACTATCGCAGGTCTAGAAGAGTTGGAGAAGAATAAGTTCCCGTATGCTATTATCTCAGCAGTGAAAAGAGCAACGGAACGTTCTAAAGAGCTTGGAAACTAA